The nucleotide window GGGCTTGTTCTCGTCGTGGTCCCGGATCACGTGGCAGACGTTCTGGCACAGGAAGCACTCGATGCACTTGCGGAACTCCTGGCTGCGCTCCACGTCCCGCTGGGCCATGCGCCGCTTGCCGTCGGGGTCCGCCGGCCGGGGCGCGAACGGGGGTACCTTCCTGGCCATCTCGTAGTTGAACGAGACGTCGGTGACCAGGTCGCGCATGACCGGGAAGGTCTTCATCGGCGCCACGGTGATCTCCCGACCGGGCTCGAAGACGCTCATGCGGGTCATGCACATGAGCCGGGGCAGCCCGTTGATCTCGGCGCTGCAGGACCCGCACTTGCCGGCCTTGCAGTTCCAGCGCACCGCCAGGTCGTTGGCCTGGTTGGCCTGGATGCGGTGGATCACGTCGAGGACGACCTCGCCCTCGCGGGCCTCGACCTCGAAGGTCTGGAAGTCACCACCGTCGGCGTCGCCGCGCCACACCTTCATGGTCACCGTGGCGGGGGCGCCCGCCGGCGAGGACGCCGGTGCCGACTGCGCTCGGGTCGTGGTATCGGTCATTTGGCTGGCTCCTCGAACAGAACCTTCAGCTCGTCGGGCATCTGCGGCAGGGGCTCCTGGGTGAGGGAGATGCCCTCCCCCTTCCGCCGCACGGTGTTGTTGACCTTCCCCCACTCCGGATCGGGCTTCGGAAAGTCGTCCCGCGTGTGGCCGCCCCGGGACTCCTCCCGGGACAGGGCGGCGCGTGCCACCGCCTCGGAGACGGTGAGCAGGGACTCGAGGTCGAGGGCCAGGTGCCAGCCCGGGTTGTACTGGCGGTGGCCCTCCACCGTGACCTTGCGGGAGCGCTCCTTCAGCTCGTTGATCCGGTCGAGGGCGTCCTCCAGCTCGTCCTTCACCCGGATGATGCCCACCAGGGTCTGCATGGTGGCCTGGAGGTCCTGCTGAAGCGTGTAGGGGTTCTCCCCGCCGTCACGCTCGAACGGGGCCAGGGCGTCGGTCATGAGCTGGTCGACGAGGGCGTCGTCGACCTTCGGCTCCGACCCCAGCCCGGCGGCGTACTCGGCGGCGTGCATCCCGGCCCGGCGGCCGAAGACCAGCAGGTCCGACAGCGAGTTCCCGCCGAGCCGGTTGGAGCCGTGCATCCCCCCGGCGCACTCCCCGGCGGCGAACAGCCCCCCCACCGTGGACTGCTCGGTGTCGGCGTCGACCTTGACCCCGCCCATCATGTAGTGGCAGGTCGGCCCGATCTCCATCGCCGAGGTTGTGATGTCGACGTCGGCCAGCTCCTTGAACTGGTGGTACATCGAGGGCAGCCGGCGGCGGATGAAGTCGGCCGAGCGCCGGGACGCGATGTCGAGGTACACCCCGCCGTGCTCGGTGCCCCGGCCCGCCTTCACCTCGGAGTTGATGGCCCGGGCCACCTCGTCGCGGGGCAGCAGCTCGGGGGGACGGCGGTTGTTGATGTGGTCGTCGTACCACCGGTCCCCCTCGGCCTCGGAGTCCGCCGTCTCGGCGGCGAAGACCTCGGGGATGTAGTCGAACATGAAGCGCCGGCCCTCGGTGTTGCGCAGCACGCCACCGTCTCCCCGGACCGACTCGGTCACGAGCAGGCCCCGCACCGACGGGGGCCAGATCATCCCGGTGGGGTGGAACTGGATGAACTCCATGTCGATCAGGTCGGCGCCGGCCCACAGCGCCAGCGAGTGCCCGTCACCCGTGTACTCCCAGGAGTTCGAGGTCACCTGCCACGCCTTGCCGATGCCCCCGGTCGCCAGGACCACGGCCTTGGCCCGGAACAGCACGAAGCGGCCGCTCTCCCGCCAGTAGGCCAGCACGCCGGCGATCCGGTCCCCGTCCTTCAGCAGCTGGTGGACCTTGCACTCCATGAACACGTCGATGTCCTGGGACACGGCGCGCTGCTGCAGGGTGCGGATCATCTCGAGGCCGGTGCGGTCCCCGACGTGGGCCAGGCGGGCGTAGCGGTGCCCGCCGAAGTCCCGCTGGCTGATCAGGCCCTCCTTGGTGCGGTCGAAGAGGGCGCCCCACTCCTCCAGCTCCAGCACCCGTTCGGGCGCCTCCTGGGCGTGGATCTGGGCCATGCGCCAGTTGTTGAGCATCTTGCCGCCGCGCATGGTGTCGCGGAAGTGGACCTGCCAGTTGTCCTCGGACCACACGTTGCCCATGGCGGCGGCGATGCCGCCCTCGGCCATCACGGTGTGGGCCTTGCCCAGGAGCGACTTGCAGACGATGGCGGTGCGGGCCCCCTTGGCCTTGGCCTCGATGGCGGCCCGCAGCCCGGCGCCGCCGGCGCCCACGACTACGACGTCGAAGTCGTGGATCTCGATCTCGGCCATGTCAGCACCGCCTCACAGTGAGCTGATCAGCATCAGAAGAACCTCGGGTCGTGGAACACGCCGGCCGCGACCAGGCGCACGTAGCCGTCGGTGGCGGCCACGAACACCAGCGAGATCCACGCCAGGCCCATGTGGTGGACGTTGAGCTTGGTGACCTGCCGCCACAGCCAGTAGCGCGTCGGGCCCTTGGAGAAGGCGTTGAGGTGGCCTCCGCAGATGTGGCGGCACGAGTGGCACGACACGGTGTAGAGGCCGAGGAGGATGGCGTTGACGAACAGGACCAGCGATCCCAGCGACACGCCGACCCCGGGGTGCATCGCCAGCGACTTGATGGCCTCCCACAACAGGATGAGCGGGAGCGGGATGGCGAAGTACCACGCGTAGCGGTGGATGTTCTGGATGAGCAGCGGGAAGCGGGTCTCGCCGGTGTAGCGCTTGTGCGGCTCGGGCACGGCGCACGCCGGCGGGGACAGCCAGAACGACCGGTAGTAGGCCTTGCGGTAGTAGTAGCAGGTGGCCCGGAAGGCCAGGGGGAACGGGAGGACCAGGAGAGCGGCCGAGATCGGCCACCACGACACCAGGTGCCAGCTGGTCCCGAGGTTGCCCGGGCCGCAGTGGCTGGTGATGCACGGCGAGTAGAAGGGGCTCAGCAGCCGGTTCCCGTGGGGCGTGATGGCCACGAAGTCGTGGGGCCAGAACGCCGCCCAGGTGGCGTAGATCACGAACGCCAGGAGCACGCCGAAGGTCACCGCCGGCTGCAGCCACCACCTGTCCACGCGCAGGTTGACCGCCGGCCTGACTCCCTGCCCCGCCGGAATGGCGGCTACCGCCATGCGCCCTCCCCATGGATCGCCGGGTGTGCTCGTCCTCTCGTGAACCGCACCCTAAGACGGAGCCGGTCGATAAGTCCAAGACATGTTGACACTGTTGTCAATAGTTAATGCCTATGACAGCCCTATGATGGGACGGTGGAGCTGCACCAGCTGCGCTACTTCGTGGCGGTGGCGGAGGACCGCCACTTCACCCGGGCGGCGTCCCGGCTGGGGGTGGCCCAGCCGTCGGTGAGCTCGCAGGTGCGCAAGCTGGAGGCCTCGCTCGGCGCCCGGCTGTTCGACCGGGGACCGGGCGGGGTGTCGCTCACCCAGGCCGGGGAGGTGCTCCTGCCTCTGGCCCGCCGGGTCCTGGCCGACCTCGACGAGGCGGCCGACCTGGTGCGGGAGCTGGACGCCCTGGGGCGGGGCCGGCTGGCGCTCGGGGCCACCCCCAGCCTCAGCACCGTCCTGCTCCCCGCCGTGCTGGCCCGCTTCCACGCCGCC belongs to Acidimicrobiales bacterium and includes:
- a CDS encoding succinate dehydrogenase/fumarate reductase iron-sulfur subunit, translating into MTDTTTRAQSAPASSPAGAPATVTMKVWRGDADGGDFQTFEVEAREGEVVLDVIHRIQANQANDLAVRWNCKAGKCGSCSAEINGLPRLMCMTRMSVFEPGREITVAPMKTFPVMRDLVTDVSFNYEMARKVPPFAPRPADPDGKRRMAQRDVERSQEFRKCIECFLCQNVCHVIRDHDENKPAFAGPRFLMRLAELEMHPLDTADRVPLARKEFGLGYCNITKCCTEVCPEHIHITDNALIPMKERVVDRYFDPITRLGRAIRRKK
- a CDS encoding fumarate reductase/succinate dehydrogenase flavoprotein subunit → MAEIEIHDFDVVVVGAGGAGLRAAIEAKAKGARTAIVCKSLLGKAHTVMAEGGIAAAMGNVWSEDNWQVHFRDTMRGGKMLNNWRMAQIHAQEAPERVLELEEWGALFDRTKEGLISQRDFGGHRYARLAHVGDRTGLEMIRTLQQRAVSQDIDVFMECKVHQLLKDGDRIAGVLAYWRESGRFVLFRAKAVVLATGGIGKAWQVTSNSWEYTGDGHSLALWAGADLIDMEFIQFHPTGMIWPPSVRGLLVTESVRGDGGVLRNTEGRRFMFDYIPEVFAAETADSEAEGDRWYDDHINNRRPPELLPRDEVARAINSEVKAGRGTEHGGVYLDIASRRSADFIRRRLPSMYHQFKELADVDITTSAMEIGPTCHYMMGGVKVDADTEQSTVGGLFAAGECAGGMHGSNRLGGNSLSDLLVFGRRAGMHAAEYAAGLGSEPKVDDALVDQLMTDALAPFERDGGENPYTLQQDLQATMQTLVGIIRVKDELEDALDRINELKERSRKVTVEGHRQYNPGWHLALDLESLLTVSEAVARAALSREESRGGHTRDDFPKPDPEWGKVNNTVRRKGEGISLTQEPLPQMPDELKVLFEEPAK